Within the Serratia sp. UGAL515B_01 genome, the region TCGTTACCTGCACCTGGTGGTACCAGTGGCCAAACATTCTCGAGTTCATCAATACAAACCTGAAGCAGATACGGGCCTTCGCTGTTTAGCAAGGCATCGAGGGCATCTGCAACCTGATCTTTACGGGTAATGCGCTGACCAAGAATACCGAAGGCACTGGCCAGTATCAGAAAATCAGGGTTATCAGAAAGATTGGTTTCACTGTAACGCCCATCAAAAAACAGTTGTTGCCACTGACGAACCATTCCCAAGCGTTGGTTGTCCAGTAAAACGATTTTAAGCGGTAACTGTTTTCGCTTTATGGTACCCAGTTCCTGAACGTTCATCATGAAAGAGCCATCTCCAGACACGCAGATCACCGCATCCTCCGGGCGGGCTACCTGTGCCCCAACCGCGGCAGGAATGCCAAACCCCATCGTCCCCAACCCACTGGAGGTAATAAAGTTTTCGGGACGTTCGAAGGTCATGTGCTGAGCCGCCCACATCTGGTGCTGGCCTACGTCAGTTGTGACGACGGTATTCGCGGGCATGCATTCAGAGAGTTGTTTGAGAAACAGGGGAGCATAAATAGGTTGACCAGGGTGATCGTAACGCCAAGGGTGAAGCTCTTTCAGTTCAGCAACTCGCTGCAGCCAGGTTGCGATACTCAGTGGTTGTTGCAGTGCTGGCAGCAGCTTTTTTAAATCCCCCTGAAGAGCAACATGCGCCTGGCGCAGCTTACTCATCTCTGCCGGGTCAATATCCATATGAATAACCTTGGCATGTGGCGCAAAAGCATTCAATTTGCCGGTCACGCGATCGTCAAAACGCGCACCAACGGCGATCAACAGATCGCACTCCTGTACCGCTAAGTTGGCCGCTTTAGTCCCGTGCATACCCAACATACCAAGATAGTACGGATTATCGGCGTCTGGTGTACCTAATCCTTTCAACGTGGCAACCGTTGGCATTCTGGTTACAGCGACAAAATCACGCAATGTCGTCACCGCTTGCGCCATGCCTACGCCACCCCCGACATACAGCATCGGCTTTTTCGCCTGAGCCAGTAGTTGTTTCGCTACTACCAGTTCAGACACAGGATGTTCGAGTTCATCTTCTACCGGCAACAGGTGAGGTGGTAAATCCCCTTGCGCCAGTTGGATGTCCTTCGGGATATCGATCAATACCGGGCCAGGGCGGCCGCTGGTAGCAATGGCGAAAGCCTCCGCCATAATCCCCGGCAGTGCTTCAAGCGACTCAACCAGGAAACTGTGTTTTGTGCAGGCCAAAGACAGGCCCAGAACATCGATCTCTTGAAAAGCATCGGTGCCAATCAACTGCGACCCAACCTGCCCAGTGATCGCGACTACCGGTACTGAGTCCAGCAGTGCATCTGCCAAACCAGTGATCAGATTGGTCGCTCCTGGCCCCGAAGTGGCGATACAAACGCCAACTTTACCACTCGAACGGGCGTAACCGATAGCGGCGATCGCCGCACCCTGTTCATGGCGGCACAGCAGGTGTTCTACCCCACCGTCATACAACGCATCATAGACAGGCATAATTGCGCCCCCCGGATAACCGAATACGGTATCCACTCCCTGCGCTCGCAACGCTTGAACTACCCACTGAGCACCATTCATGGTTATTCCCCCACCTTGCTGCGAGATTTGCAGTATTTTCTTCCGTTATTCATTCTCTGCTCCTCGATTCACTTTTCCATTGCATAAAAAAACCCCCGAACCTTGTGGTGCGGGGGTTTTCTTGCGATTCCGGCTTGTTTTCTAAGCCTTTCTTCGTCCAAGTGCAGCCCCGCACTGTGGGATAATAATCACCACCACGTTAATCAAAACTAGGCTAATCACTTGGGTTAGGGATTTCATAATAGGGCTGTTCACTGTGCTCAGTACGAACTAATGCCTACAGAGTTATCATAGCCACATGTGGTATGACAACATTTTTTTGCGTTAATTTTCGTCATCACCCAACCGATTATTAATAAAAAATCAATTAATTCAATTAGTAATACGGTAACTTAGTATGTTGGTATTAACTGACATTTCCGTTCCCGATACGAAATTGGCTCTACCGGCGCTATCCCTCACAGTAACGGCAATCGTCATTCTTTGCTTTTACCCATCATACTCAGCATTCGTGGCCCTGTTGTAATCAGTAATAAACATGGCGAAAAAATGCGTATCAACTCGAAATGAATAATTAACTTTCTGAAGTAGAGTAATTTTAACCGTCTATCACTACGCAAATTACTCATTCCCTGAGCGCAGATATCAACGGAATACCGCATCATGAATGCCTTCTGCAAGGAGAGTAATATGTCATTGGCAGTAATCTATACACGCGCCACGATCGGTGTGCAGGCACCTTCTGTTACGGTAGAAGTTCATATCAGTAATGGATTACCCGGCCTAACACTGGTCGGTCTACCAGAAACCACGGTAAAAGAAGCACGCGATCGGGTACGTAGTGCATTAATCAACAATGGGTTCACCTTTCCGGCCAAACGAATCACGGTCAATCTGGCTCCAGCTGACTTGCCTAAAGAAGGTGGG harbors:
- the ilvG gene encoding acetolactate synthase 2 catalytic subunit, whose translation is MNGAQWVVQALRAQGVDTVFGYPGGAIMPVYDALYDGGVEHLLCRHEQGAAIAAIGYARSSGKVGVCIATSGPGATNLITGLADALLDSVPVVAITGQVGSQLIGTDAFQEIDVLGLSLACTKHSFLVESLEALPGIMAEAFAIATSGRPGPVLIDIPKDIQLAQGDLPPHLLPVEDELEHPVSELVVAKQLLAQAKKPMLYVGGGVGMAQAVTTLRDFVAVTRMPTVATLKGLGTPDADNPYYLGMLGMHGTKAANLAVQECDLLIAVGARFDDRVTGKLNAFAPHAKVIHMDIDPAEMSKLRQAHVALQGDLKKLLPALQQPLSIATWLQRVAELKELHPWRYDHPGQPIYAPLFLKQLSECMPANTVVTTDVGQHQMWAAQHMTFERPENFITSSGLGTMGFGIPAAVGAQVARPEDAVICVSGDGSFMMNVQELGTIKRKQLPLKIVLLDNQRLGMVRQWQQLFFDGRYSETNLSDNPDFLILASAFGILGQRITRKDQVADALDALLNSEGPYLLQVCIDELENVWPLVPPGAGNETMLEKVS
- the ilvL gene encoding ilv operon leader peptide, giving the protein MKSLTQVISLVLINVVVIIIPQCGAALGRRKA